Proteins co-encoded in one Octopus sinensis linkage group LG6, ASM634580v1, whole genome shotgun sequence genomic window:
- the LOC115213445 gene encoding uncharacterized protein LOC115213445 produces the protein MINWKIFTFLVYFFCFPALHDTDMSFFTVGPIKDVIQKGRQLFLDQGAQNIVKSGTVPYNSSLAVSYGKLDKENFIMMGHYVQVMMVICKDILLGYSEENPIQIKDFIHQMKHSGLLQVADRTQIQQISIDFLSPDKMAERLQNRYQQDLVKKEDILQGFGLELQDFANIISTADTDEILNNQTVLDINLLVLPADFDDHLKVHHLEFEIHRQSYHAPGFETNQNFVNGTFYSIEFEPNEDAIDQQNPESYQVPVVNMLTHMPSKDEL, from the exons ATGataaattggaaaatatttacatttctagTGTATTTTTTCTGCTTTCCAGCTTTGCATG aTACAGACATGTCATTTTTCACAGTTGGACCTATCAAAGATGTTATTCAAAAAGGGAGGCAACTATTTTTGGATCAAGGTGCTCAAAATATAGTAAAATCTGGTACAGTTCCTTACAACAGTAGTTTGGCAGTCAGTTATGGGAAGTTAGACAAAGAAAACTTCATAATGATGGGTCATTATGTACAG GTGATGATGGTTATATGCAAGGATATTCTTCTGGGTTACAGCGAAGAAAATCCAattcaaataaaagatttcattCACCAAATGAAACATTCGGGGCTTCTCCAAGTCGCTGACAGAACGCAAATACAACAAATAAGCATTGATTTTCTAAGTCCTGACAAAATG gcTGAAAGGCTACAAAACAGATATCAGCAGGATTTAGTGAAAAAGGAGGACATATTACAAGGTTTTGGACTGGAATTACAAGATTTTGCCAATATTATTTCTACTGCAGATACCGACGAAATTTTAAACAACCAGACTGTACTTGACATCAACTTGTTAGTACTTCCTGCGGACTTTGATGATCATTTGAAG gtacaccaCCTAGAATTTGAAATTCATAGACAATCATATCATGCCCCAGGATTTGAAACAAACCAAAATTTCGTCAATGGTACATTTTACAGCATTGAGTTTGAACCGAATGAAGACGCAATCGATCAACAGAACCCGGAATCATATCAAGTGCCCGTAGTTAACATGTTAACTCATATGCCTTCCAAAGACGAACTATAA